TACCACAGATGAATCATATATTTGAGGAAGGCCAGCACCATGTATATACTCTGATCGTGGCTCAAGGGTTACTCTTAAGCACGAAGTAGGTTCCTCCCTTTCAACAAAACCCCTTATCTTCACTTCCAGAGTCTGTGTTTCTGATGCATAACCAGTaagaagaggaagaatattGACTAGAGTCGTCATTAGCCGGATAGGTTCACTTCTAAATTTTAACATGCAAGGTTGGCTCAAACTTGCAATTGTTTTACCACTATATGTTAAGAAGTCTGTTCTGATCTGCAAAATAAGACCAAAATGAAAGTCCTGAAAAAGTAAGCAACACagtaataatattatagcaaTGCTACATGACCAGCAATAATAAGTGAGCACTATTTGTCATCGTCAAGGTTCTAGAAGGAAATGGCAATTTTAACTGAATGCACCTCCATATGCTTGAAGAAACTATGAACAAACACCAATACAATTATAATATATTCTTGAACTTTGACTAGTAGATCTTAAGCTGTTTTCAAGTCTCTTGATCAACATggtgataaataaatataatagatacaAACACTTCAGCCAAACGTTTTGGCTATCGTGCAAAGGCCAACCAAATGCCTGCCTCTTAAGTCTTAAGGGGAATGGATCCTCTCCCATGAAAATAAATTTCGCTTGATCTTTTCATGTGTTTATTTTTACCATCGATGGAGAAGGTGGAGCCAAGCATGAGGCTCAATGAGAGAAGGTCGTGAAATTCTCACATGAAAAGATCCATATAGTATCTTAATAACACAACCTTGACACAAAAGTGGACTTGGCAATTACGGAAAAAGAGCAGTGCTAATAAATCTATTGTTACCTACCAAAATTTTACAAAGACAAGGGCACTAAATTAAGACAGCATGAAGTTGCAGCTAAGCACACATAGCTACATTCAAACGTGGACGCTAAAGGCCCCAGATTAGGTTATTCACCATCAGAGGATCCCAATACTAACTAACGTAAGAACCATATGCATTTAAATTAAGTAAAGATGCAGAACTAGCAAATCTTCACAACAGCAAAGTTTGCTTACAATGAAATGAATCGGATAAATAGGTACCTGAAATACCCCAAGATTTCTATTGTAACCTGATTCGGGCACTTCCAATGAAACAGTAACCTGCACATTCTGTTTAGGAGGTAACACCCTTTGACCCACCCACTTACTAGCTGCAATTTCCTTCACTGAATCATGGCCACCAACAACAGCAGCACACGATATTAGAGGCACATATGCCACAGGACTCTGCTTGGTGTAGTCAAAGTTGAAACCTTTTATCAATTGGGTTGGCTTCTGCGCTAACCCGCTGACCACAAACCCACTAAAAACAAGTGAGGAAACAGCAAGAGCAAACAGAACACAACACACGACCATAGACCACAAGAACCCCCATCCACACCTAAACGCAACGTTCCAGAATGCTTTCTGATCCTTAAAAATTACCCGAGCTGGAATACCAACGAACCCAAAGGCACAACCCAAAACCTGAGTCGAAAAACGAATACCCTTTCTCCATGTTCCGAAAGGGTCCACGATGAACATGCAAGTGTGGACAGTGAGCCACAATGGAAACTTTATTAACCAAATCAAGATTttgatttgaaacaaaattgCCCTAATTAAAAATCCCGCTGCATATTCTAGCGTATTCGACGGAGGAGAATCGACGAGCCTCGGCACCTCAGAGGAGTCAGCGGAATCAGCAAAAACATCGTCTTTTGCAGATACAGCTGTGGTTAACGTCGATTCCTCGCGTTTCTCTTTGGTCACAATACTCGCAGATGGAAAAGGAGGAACCTTTTTCTCTTGAATCGAAATAGGTTTCGCGGGAATCTCCTCAAATTCGGAGGCCTTGATTTCCTTCAATTTTAGGAGGTTCCGATGATGCTTTTGGGAGCTCTTTCTGGCGTCGTCGTCATCGATGATTTCGCTCCGGGAAGCGGTGTCCGTAGATTCCGTAAAGAGAGATGGGGGGCAAACGGAGCGGCGGCGTAGCTTGGCGGAGGGAGGACTATAAAGAGGGAGCGGAGGCGGTTGAGGATCGCAGAGAGCGGGAGCGGAGGCGGAGAAAGGTTCCAGTGAGTCATTGGCGTGGTCGTCGGAGCCATTGAGGGTGTCTGAGTAAACGTCGTCGTTGGGGTCCATTGAAATGCGATTGCGAATGTGGAGGCAAAGTTAGTTGGTTAGGAAGTTATTCGGTTATTTCCGGTTGGTTATTCTCAATTCGGCTCTGCCTCCCATTTTCAAGCCACAACGGATAATTTGcctttcataattttcaaaagattGAGTGAACTACTATTTGTTTATTTCTACTCGCAAATGTTCAAAACgttcataaatttatttataaaaaaccaaaattaattttattaatttaattttgatatattgttaatgtgtaaaataattttatatatataattaattatataaatacacattaataaaataactattttttatattgattttataaataGTCATTCAAAAGAATAGATATAATTGTAttactatataaaatattttacactattaatacgttaaaattaaactcttaattTTATacccacaaaaaataaaatttaattgacaaaattattttaatattaaaaaattacaaaaatattatttgtatatcaaTTTCAGCCGCAGTATGTAAATATGGTAAAATATCATATACATATACGGTGTTGTAGAAATAATCACAATACACCTATGCGCCAAAACAGAATCACGATGCGCGGTGTCATTGCTCCTCAGTTTCTTCTCTTCTCCGTGCGGCACcgttcattctcttcttctcagCGCCGTTCATCTCCTCTTCTCAGTGTcgttttttcttatcttttcggTGCGCTTTACTCtgttctttctctcttcttggCACGCTTTATTCTCTTACTTTTAATGGAAGGTGAATTTCTCATATCAATCACTACATTACGTTAATTTGTTTCGGTTATTCTtattttagggttttaattttatttttattgaccaaaattaataaatttgttatttattgaagtaaaattcagaattcaaatcCAGAATTTAAATTAAGAACTCAATGAAATCTACGAgcttttcattctctttttcttggCGCTTTTCACTTTTCTCTTCTAATCAAAAGTGAGTTTATCTCCTTAATTATtgataattcaattttatttcttctcttttgatttgttttgatttttttattctagagttttgatttttttaaattgtgaaGTTTGTAGCCAGAATTAGGAAAGTTTTGTTATTCTTTCGAATAGAATTCAGAAcctaataaaatcataaaactcTAATGTTGAGGTTTGTACTTTACCTAGCTAGTTCATATGTAGTTAGTTGATAATTTTATAAGATTAATAGATTAGtaaactcatttctaatgctaaTTTGATTTTAGACTCTGTTTCATAGTACTTTAGACTTTGATACAAAAagctttttaattaattaaaaagtgtATATTTAAGTGGCTAATGCTTTTAAGACACTATTTTCTGCACAAAATCTTGGATATTGTATATAGTTGTAGTTGCagataaatatttaaatgataTTACTAAGATCGCATGAGATAAATATGTCTATTCATAATAAGTTGttaattaagtttatttttaagatttaattattctgttggtttatatagttttattaaatttttaattaggtttttatactttttttcttttaattgggtctctacattgttttaattttgtaattaagtccttcctagtgtaaaaaatattagagttaactgaatatttctttgcaaattaaaagtatttataattaaaaatttaattaaatatttgactGCATGTATTTTGGaaaaattattatgttaattttaatatttttaacatgaaaaaaacgtaattacaaaattaa
The genomic region above belongs to Arachis duranensis cultivar V14167 chromosome 3, aradu.V14167.gnm2.J7QH, whole genome shotgun sequence and contains:
- the LOC107482207 gene encoding seipin-2-like translates to MDPNDDVYSDTLNGSDDHANDSLEPFSASAPALCDPQPPPLPLYSPPSAKLRRRSVCPPSLFTESTDTASRSEIIDDDDARKSSQKHHRNLLKLKEIKASEFEEIPAKPISIQEKKVPPFPSASIVTKEKREESTLTTAVSAKDDVFADSADSSEVPRLVDSPPSNTLEYAAGFLIRAILFQIKILIWLIKFPLWLTVHTCMFIVDPFGTWRKGIRFSTQVLGCAFGFVGIPARVIFKDQKAFWNVAFRCGWGFLWSMVVCCVLFALAVSSLVFSGFVVSGLAQKPTQLIKGFNFDYTKQSPVAYVPLISCAAVVGGHDSVKEIAASKWVGQRVLPPKQNVQVTVSLEVPESGYNRNLGVFQIRTDFLTYSGKTIASLSQPCMLKFRSEPIRLMTTLVNILPLLTGYASETQTLEVKIRGFVEREEPTSCLRVTLEPRSEYIHGAGLPQIYDSSVVIEAQLPFYKRIIWNWKISLFIWIAMTTFFVQFLFLLVCCWPFIIPRSRQRRGPAPRNGK